One genomic window of Sphingopyxis sp. OPL5 includes the following:
- a CDS encoding AraC family transcriptional regulator yields MAALDIIDPMIRGGAIALFALWIAILVRDHRAVLSARVAIAMNVAIVAYLLARLFRPHGAALFPYVLSDALSVMVPALFWLFARLWFDDRRRIGWRSWLLVLAFGALPLIQVALIAVTGRFSWEIWGVVRIGMFAFAVAGMWIAWRGRANDLIEARRGFRLGVVGAIGGFILLVTFVEMFHNRDMSRDLGRSVTLVAIFVATFIVSVGLYRFRAAELFAAPGASTEPDAVASPTAPSPLAQRLRAVMADERAYRAEGFSIAMLAARLGEPEYRVRRAINGEMGYRNFTAFLNGFRLDEVRAALADPAQREVPILTIALDAGFGSLGPFNRAFRDAEAMTPSEYRSVRLADSRIG; encoded by the coding sequence ATGGCGGCGCTGGACATAATCGACCCGATGATTCGCGGCGGCGCGATCGCACTGTTCGCGCTGTGGATTGCTATTTTGGTGCGCGACCATCGCGCTGTCCTGTCGGCGCGGGTCGCGATCGCGATGAACGTCGCAATCGTCGCCTATCTGCTGGCGCGGCTGTTCCGACCGCATGGCGCGGCGCTTTTCCCCTATGTGCTGAGCGATGCCTTGTCGGTGATGGTGCCGGCGCTGTTCTGGCTGTTCGCGCGGCTGTGGTTCGACGACCGGCGGCGGATCGGTTGGCGCAGTTGGTTGCTGGTGCTGGCGTTCGGCGCGTTGCCGCTGATCCAGGTTGCGCTGATCGCGGTGACCGGGCGCTTCAGCTGGGAGATTTGGGGGGTGGTGCGGATCGGCATGTTCGCCTTTGCGGTTGCGGGCATGTGGATCGCCTGGCGCGGGCGCGCCAACGACCTGATCGAGGCACGGCGCGGATTCCGGCTCGGCGTCGTCGGGGCGATCGGCGGCTTCATCCTGCTCGTCACCTTTGTCGAGATGTTTCACAACCGCGACATGAGCCGGGACCTTGGCCGGTCGGTGACGCTCGTCGCGATCTTCGTCGCGACCTTCATCGTCTCGGTCGGGCTGTACCGGTTTCGCGCAGCCGAATTGTTCGCGGCGCCGGGAGCGTCGACGGAACCCGATGCGGTGGCGTCGCCCACCGCGCCGTCGCCGCTGGCGCAGCGGTTGCGTGCGGTGATGGCCGATGAGCGCGCCTATCGCGCCGAGGGCTTTTCGATCGCGATGCTCGCGGCGCGGCTCGGCGAGCCGGAGTACCGCGTGCGGCGCGCGATCAACGGCGAGATGGGCTATCGCAACTTCACCGCCTTCCTGAACGGCTTCCGGCTCGACGAGGTCCGCGCCGCGCTCGCCGACCCGGCGCAGCGCGAGGTGCCGATCCTGACGATCGCGCTCGACGCGGGTTTCGGCTCGCTCGGGCCGTTCAACCGCGCGTTCCGCGACGCCGAGGCGATGACGCCGAGCGAATATCGCAGCGTCCGACTCGCCGATTCCAGAATCGGCTAG
- a CDS encoding sterol desaturase family protein, protein MLDAFPPLANLVHKGPVVFAFDFGRYLVAAALVAAIVWGLRRTSLRTRKIQAREATMADRRREFAQSVQTVAVYTVVSAFIIWGVDAGVLHRFEGSYGWVGDLALLAAIIVAHDAYFYWVHRAMHHPKLFRIFHRAHHRSITPTPWAAYSFAIPEAFVMIAFVPIWLFFVPTPGWVMLSWILFQILRNAMGHAGFELHPRWWLSTPWTRWINTTTHHDLHHNGGFNKNYGLYFTWWDKMMGTEHPRYAERFAEVVAGDRAVGAKPADSGATAVAA, encoded by the coding sequence ATGCTCGACGCCTTTCCGCCGCTCGCCAATCTGGTCCACAAAGGGCCGGTCGTCTTCGCCTTCGACTTCGGTCGCTACCTGGTCGCCGCCGCGCTGGTCGCGGCGATCGTCTGGGGATTGCGGCGGACCAGCCTCAGGACTCGCAAGATCCAGGCGCGCGAGGCGACGATGGCCGACAGGCGCCGCGAATTCGCGCAATCGGTGCAGACCGTCGCGGTCTATACGGTCGTGTCGGCGTTCATCATCTGGGGCGTCGATGCCGGGGTGCTGCACCGGTTCGAGGGCAGCTATGGCTGGGTCGGCGACCTCGCGCTGCTCGCCGCGATCATCGTCGCCCACGACGCCTATTTCTATTGGGTGCACCGCGCGATGCACCACCCGAAATTGTTCAGGATCTTCCACCGCGCGCATCACCGCTCGATCACCCCGACGCCCTGGGCGGCGTACAGTTTCGCGATTCCCGAGGCGTTCGTGATGATCGCCTTCGTGCCGATCTGGCTCTTCTTCGTGCCGACCCCGGGCTGGGTGATGCTGAGCTGGATATTGTTCCAGATCCTGCGCAACGCGATGGGGCATGCGGGGTTCGAGCTCCACCCGCGCTGGTGGCTGTCGACGCCGTGGACGCGCTGGATCAACACGACGACGCACCACGACCTCCACCACAATGGCGGCTTCAACAAGAATTACGGGCTCTATTTCACCTGGTGGGACAAGATGATGGGGACCGAGCATCCGCGTTACGCCGAGCGTTTTGCCGAGGTGGTGGCCGGCGACCGCGCGGTGGGCGCGAAACCCGCCGACTCAGGCGCAACAGCGGTGGCCGCCTGA
- a CDS encoding TIGR01244 family sulfur transferase, with protein sequence MSDFRTLSADYSVAPQITLEDVAEAKAAGFAMIVNNRPDGEEPAAPQGDDIAHAAAAEGLAYAAIPVGHAGFSHPQLDALDTLLGDATGPVLAYCRSGTRSTHLWALTRARAGDDVDAIVEAAANAGYDLSGLRPMMDALAGDK encoded by the coding sequence ATGAGCGATTTTCGAACCCTGTCCGCCGACTATAGCGTCGCCCCCCAGATTACACTCGAGGACGTGGCTGAGGCCAAGGCCGCGGGCTTCGCGATGATCGTCAACAACCGGCCCGACGGTGAGGAACCCGCCGCGCCGCAGGGCGACGATATCGCGCATGCCGCGGCGGCCGAGGGACTGGCCTATGCCGCGATCCCGGTCGGCCATGCGGGCTTCAGCCATCCGCAGCTCGACGCGCTCGACACCCTGCTCGGCGATGCGACGGGGCCGGTCCTCGCTTATTGCCGCTCGGGCACGCGCTCGACGCATCTGTGGGCGCTGACCCGCGCGCGCGCCGGCGACGATGTCGATGCTATCGTCGAGGCAGCGGCGAATGCGGGGTATGACCTGAGCGGGCTACGGCCGATGATGGACGCGCTCGCGGGCGACAAATGA
- a CDS encoding GNAT family N-acetyltransferase codes for MDDHFTWAFGYCAARGFGDPVATTTPPALWFDVGKPDQAGRFILGNVSGEAAADAFAAVAAPHIYVDIAAPRDAILPHIPPRWQPRDAMWLMATDALMPAARPTPGFAIEVDESTDRFEAVARHGDGSLAARGVLGIHGRTAVYDQIVTEAAFARRGLGSAIMAELGRRAVARGVTTCLLVATADGKALYERLSWTLRSDIVSVISPPERPRR; via the coding sequence ATGGACGATCATTTCACATGGGCCTTCGGCTATTGCGCGGCGCGCGGCTTTGGCGATCCGGTTGCCACGACCACCCCTCCGGCGCTGTGGTTCGATGTCGGCAAGCCCGACCAGGCCGGCCGCTTCATTCTGGGGAATGTGTCGGGGGAGGCGGCCGCCGATGCGTTCGCCGCTGTCGCGGCGCCCCATATCTATGTCGACATTGCCGCGCCGCGCGACGCCATTCTCCCCCATATTCCGCCGCGCTGGCAGCCGCGCGACGCGATGTGGCTGATGGCGACCGACGCCCTCATGCCGGCGGCGCGGCCCACACCCGGCTTTGCGATCGAAGTCGATGAAAGCACCGACCGTTTCGAGGCGGTGGCCAGGCATGGCGACGGGTCGCTCGCCGCGCGCGGCGTTCTCGGCATCCATGGCCGCACCGCCGTCTATGACCAGATCGTCACCGAAGCGGCGTTCGCTCGCCGCGGGCTCGGCTCGGCGATCATGGCCGAACTCGGTCGCCGCGCCGTTGCGCGGGGCGTCACCACATGCCTGCTAGTCGCCACCGCCGACGGCAAGGCGCTTTACGAACGGCTCAGCTGGACACTGCGCAGCGACATCGTCTCGGTCATCTCGCCGCCGGAGCGCCCCCGCCGATAA